The Lycium ferocissimum isolate CSIRO_LF1 chromosome 1, AGI_CSIRO_Lferr_CH_V1, whole genome shotgun sequence genome includes a region encoding these proteins:
- the LOC132051829 gene encoding 6,7,8-trihydroxycoumarin synthase-like isoform X2 encodes MMFFLFLVALPIIFIFLRQKAKMSRNTILPPGPLGLPFIGNMHQYDGLTPHLYFWKLSKKYGKIFSLRLGSSPIVVVSSAKLAKEVMKTQDLAFCSRPSTLCQQRLSYNRHDTAFAPYNDYWREIRKICVLHLFSLKKVQSFSPIRKDEVSRMIKKISEQAATSQITNLSNIVISLTSTIICRVAFGIRFDEEALERRRFDEILHETQAIMAKFFVSDIFPSISWIDKLTGLANRLEKIFKDLDEFYEELIQQHLDSNRPKSMEGDIIDLLLQLRKEQSTQIKLTLDNIKGILMNIFVAGADTSAITVVWAMTALAKNPKVMKKVQAEIRKSVGKKGIVNEDDTRSMSYLKAVIKETFRLYPPAPVLVAREAMENSILEGYNIPPKTTIYVNYWAIARDPEYWKHPDEFIPERFLNSRIDFKGQDFELIPFGAGRRGCPGIALGIATVELILSNLLYAFDWELPFGMKIEHIDTDILPGITVHKKNDLCLVPKSYM; translated from the exons ATGATGTTCTTTCTATTCTTAGTAGCTCTTcctattattttcatttttcttcgtCAAAAAGCCAAAATGAGTAGAAATACCATTCTGCCACCAGGTCCTTTAGGTTTGCCATTCATAGGAAATATGCATCAATATGATGGTTTAACACCTCATCTCTATTTTTGGAAACTTTccaaaaaatatggaaaaatctTCTCATTGAGACTTGGTTCTTCTCCAATAGTTGTGGTTTCTTCAGCAAAATTAGCAAAAGAAGTAATGAAGACACAAGATTTAGCATTTTGTAGTAGACCCTCTACTCTTTGCCAACAAAGATTGTCTTACAATAGACATGATACTGCCTTTGCACCTTATAATGACTATTGgagagaaataagaaaaatttgtgtGCTTCATCTATTTAGTCTCAAGAAAGTGCAATCTTTTAGTCCAATCCGTAAGGATGAAGTCTCAAGaatgatcaaaaaaatatcGGAACAAGCTGCTACGTCACAAATTACCAATTTGAGCAATATAGTGATTTCACTAACAAGTACAATAATTTGTAGAGTTGCTTTTGGTATTAGGTTTGATGAAGAAGCACTTGAAAGGAGGAGATTTGATGAAATTTTACATGAAACTCAAGCAATTATGGCTAAATTCTTTGTCTCTGATATTTTTCCTTCTATAAGTTGGATTGATAAACTTACTGGATTAGCAAATAGACTTGAGAAAATTTTCAAGGATTTGGATGAATTTTATGAAGAACTCATTCAGCAACATCTTGATTCCAATAGGCCAAAATCCATGGAAGGAGATATCATTGATCTTTTGCTACAATTGAGGAAAGAGCAATCAACTCAAATCAAACTCACTTTGGACAACATAAAGGGAATTCTCATG AATATATTTGTTGCAGGAGCAGACACTAGCGCAATTACAGTAGTTTGGGCAATGACAGCCTTGGCAAAGAATCCGAAAGTCATGAAGAAAGTTCAAGCAGAAATTAGAAAATCAGTTGGGAAGAAAGGTATTGTGAATGAAGACGATACCCGAAGCATGTCTTATTTGAAAGCAGTGATAAAGGAGACATTTAGATTATATCCACCAGCTCCAGTCCTAGTGGCAAGAGAGGCAATGGAAAATTCTATACTAGAAGGGTATAACATTCCACCAAAAACAACAATTTATGTCAACTATTGGGCTATTGCACGAGATCCTGAGTATTGGAAACATCCAGATGAATTCATACCCGAGAGATTCTTGAACAGTAGAATCGATTTTAAAGGGCAAGATTTTGAGTTGATTCCATTTGGAGCAGGCCGGAGAGGTTGTCCAG GTATTGCACTTGGGATTGCAACGGTGGAGCTTATACTATCAAACCTTCTATATGCATTTGATTGGGAGTTGCCTTTTGGGATGAAGATAGAACATATCGACACAGATATTTTGCCTGGGATTACTGTGCATAAGAAAAATGATCTTTGCCTTGTCCCAAAAAGTTATATGTAG
- the LOC132051829 gene encoding 6,7,8-trihydroxycoumarin synthase-like isoform X1, whose product MMFFLFLVALPIIFIFLRQKAKMSRNTILPPGPLGLPFIGNMHQYDGLTPHLYFWKLSKKYGKIFSLRLGSSPIVVVSSAKLAKEVMKTQDLAFCSRPSTLCQQRLSYNRHDTAFAPYNDYWREIRKICVLHLFSLKKVQSFSPIRKDEVSRMIKKISEQAATSQITNLSNIVISLTSTIICRVAFGIRFDEEALERRRFDEILHETQAIMAKFFVSDIFPSISWIDKLTGLANRLEKIFKDLDEFYEELIQQHLDSNRPKSMEGDIIDLLLQLRKEQSTQIKLTLDNIKGILMNIFVAGADTSAITVVWAMTALAKNPKVMKKVQAEIRKSVGKKGIVNEDDTRSMSYLKAVIKETFRLYPPAPVLVAREAMENSILEGYNIPPKTTIYVNYWAIARDPEYWKHPDEFIPERFLNSRIDFKGQDFELIPFGAGRRGCPGIQWRIYNLRIALGIATVELILSNLLYAFDWELPFGMKIEHIDTDILPGITVHKKNDLCLVPKSYM is encoded by the exons ATGATGTTCTTTCTATTCTTAGTAGCTCTTcctattattttcatttttcttcgtCAAAAAGCCAAAATGAGTAGAAATACCATTCTGCCACCAGGTCCTTTAGGTTTGCCATTCATAGGAAATATGCATCAATATGATGGTTTAACACCTCATCTCTATTTTTGGAAACTTTccaaaaaatatggaaaaatctTCTCATTGAGACTTGGTTCTTCTCCAATAGTTGTGGTTTCTTCAGCAAAATTAGCAAAAGAAGTAATGAAGACACAAGATTTAGCATTTTGTAGTAGACCCTCTACTCTTTGCCAACAAAGATTGTCTTACAATAGACATGATACTGCCTTTGCACCTTATAATGACTATTGgagagaaataagaaaaatttgtgtGCTTCATCTATTTAGTCTCAAGAAAGTGCAATCTTTTAGTCCAATCCGTAAGGATGAAGTCTCAAGaatgatcaaaaaaatatcGGAACAAGCTGCTACGTCACAAATTACCAATTTGAGCAATATAGTGATTTCACTAACAAGTACAATAATTTGTAGAGTTGCTTTTGGTATTAGGTTTGATGAAGAAGCACTTGAAAGGAGGAGATTTGATGAAATTTTACATGAAACTCAAGCAATTATGGCTAAATTCTTTGTCTCTGATATTTTTCCTTCTATAAGTTGGATTGATAAACTTACTGGATTAGCAAATAGACTTGAGAAAATTTTCAAGGATTTGGATGAATTTTATGAAGAACTCATTCAGCAACATCTTGATTCCAATAGGCCAAAATCCATGGAAGGAGATATCATTGATCTTTTGCTACAATTGAGGAAAGAGCAATCAACTCAAATCAAACTCACTTTGGACAACATAAAGGGAATTCTCATG AATATATTTGTTGCAGGAGCAGACACTAGCGCAATTACAGTAGTTTGGGCAATGACAGCCTTGGCAAAGAATCCGAAAGTCATGAAGAAAGTTCAAGCAGAAATTAGAAAATCAGTTGGGAAGAAAGGTATTGTGAATGAAGACGATACCCGAAGCATGTCTTATTTGAAAGCAGTGATAAAGGAGACATTTAGATTATATCCACCAGCTCCAGTCCTAGTGGCAAGAGAGGCAATGGAAAATTCTATACTAGAAGGGTATAACATTCCACCAAAAACAACAATTTATGTCAACTATTGGGCTATTGCACGAGATCCTGAGTATTGGAAACATCCAGATGAATTCATACCCGAGAGATTCTTGAACAGTAGAATCGATTTTAAAGGGCAAGATTTTGAGTTGATTCCATTTGGAGCAGGCCGGAGAGGTTGTCCAGGTATTCAATGGCGAATATATAATTTAC GTATTGCACTTGGGATTGCAACGGTGGAGCTTATACTATCAAACCTTCTATATGCATTTGATTGGGAGTTGCCTTTTGGGATGAAGATAGAACATATCGACACAGATATTTTGCCTGGGATTACTGTGCATAAGAAAAATGATCTTTGCCTTGTCCCAAAAAGTTATATGTAG